Proteins from a genomic interval of Ovis aries strain OAR_USU_Benz2616 breed Rambouillet chromosome 25, ARS-UI_Ramb_v3.0, whole genome shotgun sequence:
- the OGDHL gene encoding 2-oxoglutarate dehydrogenase-like, mitochondrial isoform X2: MYHERINRVTNRNITLSLVANPSHLEAVDPVVQGKTKAEQFYRGDAQGKKVMSILVHGDAAFAGQGVVYETFHLSDLPSYTTNGTVHVVVNNQIGFTTDPRMARSSPYPTDVARVVNAPIFHVNADDPEAVIYVCSVAAEWRNTFNKDVVVDLVCYRRRGHNEMDEPMFTQPLMYKQIHRQAPVLKKYADRLIAEGTVTLQEFEEEIAKYDRICEEAYGRSKDKKILHIKHWLDSPWPGFFNMDGEPKSMTCPATGVPEDTLTHIGEVASSVPLEDFKIHVGLSRILQGRADMIRKRTVDWALAEYMAFGSLLKGGIHVRLSGQDVERGTFSHRHHVLHDQDIDRRTCVPMNHLWPDQAPYTVCNSSLSEYGVLGFELGYAMASPSALVLWEAQFGDFHNTAQCIIDQFISTGQAKWVRHNGIVLLLPHGMEGMGPEHSSARPERFLQMSNDDSDAYPAFTQDFEVRQLYDCNWIVVNCSTPASFFHVLRRQILLPFRKPLIIFTPKSLLRHPEAKSSFDQMVSGTSFQRVIPEDGAAARAPEQVRRLIFCTGKVFYDLVKERSSQGLDERVAITRLEQISPFPFDLIKREAEKYPGAELVWCQEEHKNMGYYDYISPRFTTVLGRARHIWYVGRDPAAAPATGNRNTHLVSLKKFLDTAFNLQAFEGKTF, from the exons ATGTACCACGAGCGGATAAATCGAGTCACAAACAGGAACATCACTCTGTCGCTCGTGGCCAACCCCTCCCACCTGGAAGCGGTGGACCCCGTGGTGCAGGGCAAGACGAAGGCAGAGCAGTTCTACCGCGGGGACGCCCAGGGCAAGAAG GTCATGTCCATCCTGGTCCACGGGGACGCTGCCTTTGCTGGCCAGGGCGTGGTCTATGAGACCTTCCACCTGAGCGATCTGCCCTCTTACACCACCAACGGTACCGTGCACGTTGTCGTCAACAACCAG ATCGGCTTCACCACGGACCCCCGGATGGCCCGCTCGTCCCCATACCCCACCGACGTGGCGCGCGTGGTCAACGCACCCATCTTCCACGTGAACGCGGACGACCCAGAGGCTGTGATATACGTGTGCAGCGTGGCAGCCGAGTGGAGGAACACCTTCAATAAAGATGTCGTGGTAGACCTG GTCTGCTACCGCCGGCGTGGCCACAACGAGATGGACGAGCCCATGTTCACGCAGCCTCTCATGTATAAGCAGATCCACAGACAGGCGCCTGTGCTGAAGAAGTACGCAGACAGGCTCATAGCTGAGGGCACAGTCACCCTGCAGGAATTTGAG GAAGAAATCGCCAAATATGATCGGATCTGTGAGGAGGCGTATGGCAGGTCCAAGGACAAGAAGATCCTGCATATAAAGCACTGGCTGGACTCTCCCTGGCCTG GCTTCTTCAACATGGATGGGGAGCCCAAGAGCATGACGTGCCCAGCCACAGGTGTTCCCGAGGACACGCTGACCCACATTGGTGAAGTGGCCAGCTCTGTGCCCCTGGAGGACTTTAAGATCCACGTGG gccTCTCTCGAATCCTGCAGGGCCGTGCAGACATGATCAGGAAGAGGACGGTGGACTGGGCACTGGCAGAGTACATGGCCTTCGGCTCACTGCTCAAGGGGGGCATCCACGTGCGGCTCAGCGGGCAGGACGTGGAGAGGGGCACGTTCAG CCACCGGCACCACGTTCTCCACGATCAGGACATCGACCGGAGGACGTGTGTCCCAATGAACCACCTGTGGCCTGACCAGGCCCCCTACACCGTGTGCAACAGCTCCCTCTCGGAGTACGGAGTCCTGG GTTTCGAGCTGGGCTACGCCATGGCCAGCCCCAGCGCCTTGGTGCTCTGGGAGGCTCAGTTTGGTGACTTCCACAACACGGCCCAGTGCATCATCGACCAGTTCATCAGCACGGGCCAGGCCAAGTGGGTTCGACACAATGGCATCGTGCTGCTGCTGCCCCACGGCATGGAGGGCATG GGCCCAGAGCACTCTTCAGCCAGGCCTGAGAGGTTCCTGCAGATGAGCAATGACGACTCAGACGCCTACCCT GCCTTCACGCAGGACTTTGAGGTGAGACAGCTCTACGACTGCAACTGGATCGTGGTCAACTGCTCCACGCCGGCCAGCTTCTTCCACGTGCTGCGCCGGCAGATCCTGTTGCCCTTCCGCAAGCCG CTGATCATCTTCACACCCAAATCTCTGCTGAGGCACCCAGAGGCCAAGTCCAGCTTTGACCAGATGGTGTCTG GAACCAGTTTCCAGCGGGTGATCCCTGAGGATGGGGCTGCGGCGCGGGCTCCTGAGCAGGTGCGGCGGCTCATCTTCTGCACGGGCAAGGTGTTCTACGACCTGGTGAAGGAGCGGAGCAGCCAGGGCCTGGACGAGCGCGTGGCCATCACACGCCTGGAGCAG aTCTCTCCGTTTCCTTTCGACCTGATCAAGCGGGAGGCAGAGAAGTACCCAGGCGCGGAGCTGGTGTGGTGTCAGGAGGAGCACAAGAACATGGGCTACTACGACTACATCAGCCCGCGCTTCACCACCGTCCTGGGCCGGGCGCGGCACATATG GTATGTTGGCCGAGACCCAGCAGCTGCACCAGCCACAGGGAACAGGAACACTCACCTGGTGTCTCTGAAGAAGTTTCTGGATACTGCCTTCAATCTCCAGGCCTTTGAGGGCAAAACATTTTAG